One Micromonospora sp. WMMD1120 genomic region harbors:
- a CDS encoding alanyl-tRNA editing protein, translated as MGVTQHGRTHRLDLADPTLREWTCTVLHVDPEQGIVLDRSAFYPGGGGQPPDHGVLLWQGVQTRIVGTRKGDDLYLIPAEGDPLPPVGAAVVGAVEDERRTRLMRTHSGLHVLCGVVFRDFGALVTGGNMEPGEARMDFNLPEVPPDFKARIEELVNAEVAADRSVATRVLPRAEALALPDIIRTQSNLIPPDEQEVRIVDIVGLDVQADGGTHVASTAQIGKVQVVKVESKGRANRRVRVRLVD; from the coding sequence ATGGGCGTCACACAGCACGGCCGGACGCACCGGCTCGATCTCGCCGACCCCACACTGCGCGAGTGGACCTGCACGGTCCTGCACGTCGACCCGGAGCAGGGCATCGTGCTGGACCGTTCGGCGTTCTACCCGGGCGGCGGGGGCCAACCGCCGGACCACGGCGTGCTGCTCTGGCAGGGCGTGCAGACCCGGATCGTGGGCACCCGCAAGGGCGACGACCTGTACCTGATCCCCGCCGAGGGCGACCCGCTGCCGCCGGTCGGCGCCGCTGTCGTCGGCGCGGTGGAGGACGAGCGCCGCACCCGGCTGATGCGTACCCACTCCGGCCTGCACGTGCTCTGCGGGGTGGTGTTCCGCGACTTCGGCGCGCTGGTCACCGGCGGCAACATGGAGCCGGGTGAGGCCCGGATGGATTTCAACCTCCCCGAGGTGCCGCCGGACTTCAAGGCCCGGATCGAGGAGCTGGTCAACGCCGAGGTTGCCGCCGACCGCTCGGTAGCCACCCGGGTGCTGCCACGGGCCGAGGCGCTGGCGCTGCCGGACATCATCCGCACCCAGTCCAACCTCATCCCGCCCGACGAGCAGGAGGTCCGGATCGTCGACATCGTCGGGTTGGACGTGCAGGCCGACGGCGGCACCCACGTCGCCTCCACCGCCCAGATCGGCAAGGTGCAGGTGGTCAAGGTGGAGAGCAAGGGCCGGGCCAACCGGCGGGTCCGCGTCCGACTCGTCGACTAG